In one window of Methanoculleus chikugoensis DNA:
- a CDS encoding universal stress protein: MFRKILVAIDGSEPADRAFETALGEAGVWKAEVHAVYVVESGLFSSLPMDNTLEIIYSVLQKEGEDVLETARKKADAAGVSLTTHLRQGHAGSQIVSLAEELGIDLIVLGSYGKSGVDRLLLGSVTDYVVQNSPITTTVVRS, encoded by the coding sequence ATGTTCCGTAAGATACTTGTTGCTATAGACGGCTCCGAACCGGCCGACCGGGCATTCGAGACAGCTCTCGGCGAGGCCGGCGTGTGGAAAGCCGAAGTTCACGCTGTATATGTGGTCGAATCCGGGCTATTTTCTTCCCTTCCCATGGACAACACACTCGAGATCATCTATAGTGTTTTGCAGAAGGAGGGCGAGGATGTTCTTGAAACAGCCCGGAAGAAGGCGGATGCGGCGGGCGTTTCGCTGACCACGCATCTCCGGCAGGGGCACGCGGGTTCCCAGATCGTCTCGCTCGCCGAAGAGCTGGGCATCGATCTCATCGTTCTCGGCTCCTACGGGAAGAGCGGTGTCGACCGGCTCCTGCTCGGGAGCGTGACCGACTACGTGGTGCAAAACAGTCCCATTACGACAACGGTGGTGAGATCATAA
- a CDS encoding CBS domain-containing protein, translated as MLVRDFMVADVVCVEIPGNRDDVLRILKRTGISGVPVLKDGELVGIITRKDLLRKAEETQLGLLMTPDPVVIRPDAPISEAAQLMVRHNIRRLPVMDAGKMVGLISVADLIGAIAQLRITLPIRDNYISKTYALWEETPLSLVGRILEISGYDAIPVLVEDGTLTGIISERDLIRHSRIEDGVEVSDFSNGTDDDEWTWESIRDMHTISYGISRIQLLPIPVKNAMVKNVLAVPLNAEVGECALKMRRARVDQLPVVNGNKRLVAMLFDRELIKVLLPDQQALRKN; from the coding sequence ATGCTCGTCCGGGACTTCATGGTGGCCGACGTTGTCTGCGTCGAGATCCCCGGCAACCGGGACGACGTCCTGCGTATCCTGAAACGCACGGGCATCAGCGGTGTTCCCGTCCTCAAAGACGGCGAGCTCGTCGGCATCATCACCCGAAAGGATCTCCTCCGTAAGGCGGAAGAGACCCAGCTCGGGCTCCTGATGACGCCCGATCCGGTCGTCATCCGGCCGGACGCCCCCATCTCGGAGGCGGCCCAGCTGATGGTGCGCCACAACATCAGGAGACTTCCCGTCATGGATGCCGGGAAGATGGTCGGGCTGATCAGCGTGGCCGACCTCATCGGCGCCATCGCCCAGTTGCGCATCACCCTCCCTATCAGGGACAACTACATCAGCAAGACCTACGCCCTCTGGGAGGAGACGCCCCTCTCGCTCGTCGGTCGTATCCTCGAAATCTCGGGTTACGATGCCATCCCCGTCCTGGTTGAGGACGGCACGCTCACCGGCATCATATCGGAGCGGGATCTCATCAGGCATTCCCGCATCGAGGACGGCGTCGAGGTCAGCGACTTCTCGAACGGCACGGACGACGACGAGTGGACGTGGGAGAGCATCCGGGACATGCACACCATCAGTTACGGGATCTCCCGGATCCAGCTCCTCCCGATCCCCGTGAAGAACGCGATGGTCAAGAACGTCCTCGCCGTCCCCCTGAACGCCGAGGTCGGCGAATGCGCACTGAAGATGCGGCGGGCCCGGGTCGACCAGCTCCCGGTGGTCAACGGAAACAAGCGGCTTGTCGCC